In one window of Poriferisphaera corsica DNA:
- a CDS encoding M48 family metallopeptidase gives MIQSVFFKSIVPLLVCLLLFFTLAACSTNKATGRSQPNVLSPQEERDIGATEAPKLVKQLGGEIPSDEIRTYVTDLGNRLAAVSEEPELPWEFFVVNDNIVNAFALPGGKVFVTRGMLQQLTNEAQLAGILGHEIGHVTARHLNDRLFQHLLVTGAAIGLGVAGGVNDDQTLEWMGVGVGVGGNLTVLAFSRGHELEADRLGLRYMTRIGYNPYAQVQVMEILRREAAAGMGIEFLQTHPIPNTRIKELTGYIRKDYPDYDTPGRYIYAQKNYQISVLNELAKLPDAKLPAKK, from the coding sequence ATGATTCAATCAGTTTTTTTCAAATCAATCGTCCCCTTATTAGTATGCCTGCTTTTATTTTTCACACTCGCAGCTTGCTCAACCAACAAAGCAACCGGCCGCTCTCAGCCTAATGTCCTTTCACCCCAAGAAGAACGCGACATCGGTGCGACTGAGGCCCCTAAACTCGTCAAGCAGCTTGGCGGTGAAATTCCTTCCGATGAAATCCGCACCTATGTGACCGATCTCGGCAATCGCCTCGCAGCAGTCAGCGAAGAGCCAGAGCTTCCATGGGAATTTTTCGTGGTCAACGACAATATCGTCAATGCGTTCGCCCTTCCCGGCGGCAAAGTCTTTGTCACCCGCGGCATGCTTCAGCAACTCACCAACGAAGCTCAGCTTGCCGGAATCCTTGGTCACGAGATCGGGCATGTTACAGCACGTCACTTAAATGACCGTCTTTTTCAGCATCTACTCGTCACAGGCGCCGCCATCGGTCTCGGTGTCGCGGGCGGTGTTAATGATGACCAAACCTTGGAATGGATGGGGGTTGGCGTCGGTGTTGGTGGCAATCTCACGGTTCTCGCCTTCTCACGTGGCCACGAACTCGAAGCTGACCGTCTCGGTCTCCGGTACATGACCCGCATCGGCTATAACCCGTACGCTCAGGTTCAAGTGATGGAAATTCTAAGACGAGAAGCCGCTGCGGGTATGGGGATTGAATTTCTACAAACCCACCCCATCCCCAATACGCGAATCAAAGAACTGACGGGTTACATTAGGAAGGACTATCCAGACTACGATACGCCCGGCCGATACATCTATGCTCAAAAGAATTATCAAATCAGCGTTCTGAATGAACTCGCGAAACTTCCCGACGCGAAGTTACCTGCCAAAAAATAG
- a CDS encoding ubiquinone/menaquinone biosynthesis methyltransferase, translated as MEKDPAWTDRDLAQNPHEAEDKAIRVEQMFSAIAESYDINNRVHSMWRDQAWRRAAVKMATLRTQEQCEQEVSDNFGGFVDTAATLRGDVVMDVACGTGDLSMAFIDGGAQQVIGIDFTENMLKVARHKSMGTEYQNRISYQAGDAMRLPAEDESVDVVSIAFGIRNVARPKVAMGEFCRVLKPGGRLIVLEFSLPTNPLLLMGYNFYFRHVMPRTAAMIARDKSGAYKYLPKSVNTFIGREQMVGMMNEAGFEGIKQKAMTFGIAVCYRGVKPAK; from the coding sequence ATGGAAAAAGACCCGGCGTGGACAGATCGAGATTTAGCGCAAAACCCGCATGAAGCTGAAGATAAGGCAATACGGGTTGAGCAGATGTTCAGCGCAATTGCTGAGAGTTATGACATCAATAATCGGGTTCACTCGATGTGGCGAGATCAGGCATGGCGTCGGGCGGCGGTGAAGATGGCAACCCTTCGCACACAAGAGCAGTGTGAACAAGAGGTTAGTGATAATTTCGGGGGTTTTGTCGATACGGCTGCGACATTGCGGGGGGATGTGGTGATGGATGTGGCGTGCGGGACGGGAGATTTGTCGATGGCCTTCATCGACGGCGGCGCGCAACAGGTTATTGGCATAGACTTTACAGAAAACATGCTGAAAGTTGCTCGGCATAAAAGTATGGGCACCGAATACCAGAACCGCATCTCATATCAAGCGGGAGATGCGATGCGTTTGCCGGCGGAAGATGAGAGTGTAGATGTTGTAAGTATTGCATTCGGCATACGTAACGTTGCGCGGCCGAAGGTGGCGATGGGTGAGTTTTGTCGTGTACTGAAGCCTGGGGGAAGGTTGATTGTTTTGGAGTTCAGTTTGCCGACAAACCCTTTGCTTTTAATGGGTTATAACTTTTATTTTCGGCATGTGATGCCGCGGACGGCGGCGATGATTGCTCGTGATAAGAGTGGTGCTTACAAGTACTTACCGAAGAGTGTGAATACATTCATCGGGCGAGAGCAGATGGTGGGAATGATGAACGAGGCGGGGTTTGAGGGGATTAAACAGAAGGCGATGACGTTTGGGATTGCAGTGTGTTATCGCGGGGTAAAACCTGCTAAATAG
- a CDS encoding GNAT family N-acetyltransferase, which produces MIQSTCHTPAMFNTANINNLTSLWQTAAAPFNKVEHTPHFSYLFTPNSDWPNRLWLTVDSSTHPIKQSLTKINQILPSIPAHMTISFFNLTSDHTHEQAFLDASFTRRSTQTAMVQPLHNTPQFPAPHTHRKPLNIIRVNTPALAHQWSSIYPHAFKYQIPEHLLSQTYDDIQYYLALHEDAPVGTAVLHITHHANTESNDEITYKIAGIHCLGIHPDHQRNGFARQLMHFLLNQAISQNATHATLQASDVGLPLYQSLHFTPQFTIQNYQRSTP; this is translated from the coding sequence ATGATTCAATCCACATGCCACACACCCGCCATGTTCAATACCGCAAACATCAACAACCTCACCTCACTTTGGCAAACCGCTGCCGCACCCTTCAACAAAGTCGAGCACACCCCGCACTTCTCCTATCTCTTCACCCCCAATTCAGATTGGCCCAACCGCCTGTGGCTCACCGTCGATTCATCTACACACCCCATCAAGCAATCACTCACCAAAATCAACCAAATCCTCCCCTCGATCCCTGCGCACATGACCATCTCCTTTTTCAACCTCACCTCCGATCACACCCACGAGCAGGCTTTCCTCGATGCCAGCTTCACACGTCGTTCAACCCAAACCGCCATGGTTCAGCCACTCCACAACACACCTCAATTTCCTGCCCCCCACACCCACCGCAAACCACTCAACATCATCCGCGTCAACACACCCGCCCTCGCCCACCAATGGTCATCCATCTACCCGCACGCCTTCAAATACCAGATCCCTGAACACCTGCTCAGCCAAACCTATGATGACATCCAATACTACCTCGCCCTGCACGAAGACGCCCCCGTCGGCACAGCGGTTTTGCATATCACACACCATGCCAATACCGAAAGCAACGACGAAATAACCTACAAAATCGCAGGGATTCACTGTCTCGGCATCCATCCCGATCATCAACGCAACGGCTTCGCGCGCCAACTCATGCACTTCCTCCTCAATCAGGCCATCTCCCAAAACGCCACACACGCCACCCTCCAAGCCTCAGACGTCGGCCTCCCTCTTTACCAATCACTTCATTTCACCCCCCAGTTCACAATCCAAAACTATCAACGATCAACCCCATAA
- a CDS encoding cobalamin B12-binding domain-containing protein, which translates to MANRRNVLQERFFNALISGDRTEARSIVSEALDAECSAEVILSHLFWPTVEMVQNLHRNDQITNLSYHYATRLLRGLVDQMQLRLEMKASRGEIILLTCGEEESEELAAQMASDLLEADGYTVFFCGGGIANDELVEQLGTVQADKLLVFGAMPATVPQTRLLIDRLHEIGVCPNVQIIVGGGVFNRADGLAEEIGADLWAKTPSELVQVMNDKPARRMTDDQRTVGRKRRPGMAAA; encoded by the coding sequence ATGGCGAACCGTCGCAATGTCCTTCAAGAACGTTTTTTCAACGCACTGATTAGTGGTGACCGCACCGAAGCAAGAAGTATTGTGAGTGAAGCACTGGACGCTGAATGCTCAGCGGAAGTGATTTTGTCACACCTGTTCTGGCCTACCGTTGAGATGGTCCAGAATCTACACCGCAATGATCAGATCACGAACCTGTCTTACCACTATGCAACACGCCTACTTCGCGGTTTAGTGGATCAGATGCAGCTTCGTCTGGAAATGAAAGCATCACGCGGCGAGATTATCTTGCTGACGTGTGGTGAGGAAGAGTCAGAAGAATTAGCGGCGCAGATGGCGTCGGATCTTCTGGAAGCGGATGGCTACACAGTATTCTTCTGTGGTGGCGGAATCGCAAACGATGAATTGGTTGAGCAGTTGGGAACGGTTCAGGCAGACAAGCTGCTTGTGTTCGGTGCCATGCCGGCAACGGTTCCTCAGACGCGTCTGCTGATCGACCGGTTACACGAAATTGGTGTCTGCCCGAATGTCCAGATTATTGTTGGCGGCGGTGTGTTTAACCGTGCTGACGGATTGGCTGAAGAAATTGGTGCTGATCTTTGGGCGAAGACGCCAAGCGAGTTGGTCCAAGTGATGAACGACAAGCCAGCACGCCGCATGACAGACGACCAACGTACGGTTGGCCGCAAGCGTCGCCCGGGTATGGCAGCCGCCTGA
- a CDS encoding helix-turn-helix transcriptional regulator, with product MSKEYKKIYRLLGELTMIRAEDGVNADVLAGRYGVAKRTIFRDIETLQETGIPVFFDHGSGGYRVSDAFFMPPVELTYEEGLAVCTLLSHIADGGQIPFIEPASRAVMKLKSQMGDELRRELSEMDRHIGVHLAASSEGEEVRDVYERVRDAIVDRVVLECEYESVGGGEGGAFEFEPYTLYFGKRAWYVYGMHSGRGEVRCLKLQRFATIQELDKKFVMPKDFEVATHLGNAWRMIRGKKRHEVVLRFDAGFAETVADTRWHKTQELVYLEDGGLEFRCEVDGLDEIVWWVMGMGPHCKVIEPRELVEKVKGLVKEMATVYDGVDVGV from the coding sequence ATGAGCAAAGAATACAAGAAGATCTACCGTTTATTGGGTGAGCTGACAATGATTCGTGCGGAAGATGGTGTGAATGCGGATGTGTTGGCTGGGCGTTATGGCGTGGCGAAGCGGACGATTTTCCGTGATATTGAAACGTTGCAGGAGACGGGGATACCGGTGTTTTTTGACCATGGGAGTGGAGGGTATCGTGTGAGCGATGCGTTTTTCATGCCGCCGGTTGAGTTGACGTATGAGGAAGGGTTGGCAGTGTGTACATTGTTGAGCCATATTGCGGATGGTGGTCAGATTCCGTTTATCGAGCCGGCAAGCCGGGCGGTGATGAAGCTGAAGAGTCAGATGGGTGATGAGCTAAGGCGAGAGCTGAGCGAGATGGACAGGCATATTGGGGTGCATCTGGCGGCGAGTAGCGAGGGGGAAGAGGTGAGGGATGTGTATGAGCGCGTGAGGGATGCGATTGTGGATCGTGTGGTGTTGGAGTGTGAGTACGAATCGGTGGGTGGCGGTGAGGGGGGGGCTTTTGAGTTTGAGCCTTATACGCTTTATTTTGGGAAGCGGGCTTGGTACGTGTATGGGATGCATAGTGGGCGCGGTGAGGTGAGATGTTTGAAGTTGCAACGGTTTGCAACTATCCAAGAGTTAGACAAGAAATTTGTGATGCCAAAAGATTTTGAGGTGGCGACGCACTTGGGGAATGCGTGGCGGATGATTCGTGGGAAGAAAAGGCATGAGGTTGTTTTGCGTTTTGATGCGGGTTTTGCGGAGACTGTAGCGGATACACGATGGCACAAGACGCAGGAGTTGGTGTATTTGGAAGATGGCGGATTGGAGTTCAGATGTGAGGTGGATGGGTTGGATGAGATTGTTTGGTGGGTTATGGGGATGGGGCCGCATTGCAAAGTGATTGAGCCGCGTGAGTTGGTGGAGAAGGTGAAAGGATTAGTGAAGGAGATGGCGACTGTGTATGACGGTGTGGATGTTGGTGTTTGA
- a CDS encoding 1-phosphofructokinase family hexose kinase, translated as MSKSLSIITVTLNTASDRVLQADNFTVGSHTRATQLLRYPAGKGINVSRTLARLGWMSVATGFVGQQHADEFEQSLRDAEPGSIRNQLLTVPGSTRENITIIDTANNSDTHIRTEGYTINSHNLGRITTKIGLLARPESILVFSGSLPEGIDLADFYTLVNIAFSAGSRVILDIDGHALRHILNIDSSQSSPSQPAQKICYMAKPNQQELADLLNLPSFNTFDEILNAARLLATRVEWVVVTLGSDGAILIDPQGNAYKGHVDINPDQIINTVGCGDTMLAGLIDAQMRNLPADQLLRSALAIATANAAQIGVAEYDLSQVQSLVEETIITPIAS; from the coding sequence ATGAGCAAAAGCCTTTCCATTATCACCGTCACGCTGAATACAGCCAGCGATCGTGTTCTTCAAGCCGACAATTTCACCGTCGGCTCGCACACGCGGGCGACCCAACTTCTACGTTACCCCGCCGGTAAGGGCATCAACGTCTCCCGAACCCTTGCGCGGCTCGGCTGGATGAGTGTCGCAACTGGCTTTGTCGGCCAGCAGCATGCCGATGAATTTGAACAGTCGCTTCGGGATGCCGAGCCCGGCTCTATCAGGAACCAACTTCTCACAGTTCCCGGCTCCACACGCGAAAATATCACCATCATCGATACCGCCAATAATTCCGACACCCACATCCGCACCGAAGGCTACACCATTAATTCCCACAATCTCGGGCGCATCACCACAAAAATCGGCCTTCTCGCGCGGCCCGAATCCATCCTCGTTTTTTCTGGCTCCCTCCCAGAAGGTATTGATCTCGCCGATTTCTATACGCTCGTCAACATCGCCTTCTCCGCAGGCTCTCGTGTCATCCTCGACATCGACGGCCACGCCCTTCGGCATATCCTGAATATCGATTCGTCCCAATCTTCTCCATCCCAACCCGCTCAAAAAATCTGTTACATGGCCAAGCCCAACCAACAGGAACTCGCCGACCTGCTTAATCTTCCCTCATTCAATACCTTTGATGAAATACTGAATGCTGCCCGTCTTCTCGCCACACGTGTCGAGTGGGTTGTTGTCACCCTCGGCTCAGATGGCGCCATCCTCATCGACCCACAAGGCAATGCCTATAAAGGTCACGTCGATATCAATCCCGATCAGATTATCAACACCGTCGGTTGCGGCGACACGATGCTCGCAGGCCTTATCGATGCCCAGATGCGAAACCTCCCCGCAGATCAACTCCTGCGATCAGCTCTCGCGATCGCCACTGCAAACGCTGCCCAGATCGGCGTTGCCGAGTATGATCTATCCCAAGTTCAATCGCTCGTAGAAGAAACCATCATCACGCCAATTGCCTCTTAA